GGCGCGGTCGATGGTGTCGGCGAAGTCGTCGAAGGCGCGGTGGTAGGCCTCCTCGGTGCCCCAGTTGTCGAGGTGGTCCGCCTCGACGTTGGTGACGATCGCCGCGTGGGGCCGGTAGACCAGGAAGGCGCCGTCGCTCTCGTCGGCCTCGGCCACGAAGAGGTCGTCGCTGCCCGCGTCGGCGTTGCGGCCCGTGGCGGTCAGCACCCCACCCACGGCGTACGACGGGTCGACGCCGGCGGCGAGGAGGGCCGAGGTGAGCAGGCCGGTGGTCGTCGTCTTGCCGTGCGTGCCGGCGACCGCGAGCACCCGGGAGCCGGCCATCACGGCGGCGAGCCCGGCCGAGCGCGGCAGGATCCGCAGGCCGCGGCGCCGCGCCTCGAGGACCTCCGGGTTGTCCTCGCGGGCGGCGGTGGTGACCACGAGCGTGTCGGCGTCGCCGACGTGCGCGGCGTCGTAGCCGAGGTGGCAGGTGACGCCGAGCTCGCGCAGCGCAGGCAGGAAGGGGGTGTCGTGGTCGTCGCTGCCCGTCACGGGCACGCCCTGGGCGGCCATGATGCGGGCGATCGCGGAGATGCCCGCCCCGCCGATGCCGACGCAGTGGACGCGTCCGAGATCGGAGGCGGGAAGGATCTCGTCGGGGACCGGGATCCTCACGGGGTCGCTCCCGTTGCAGCGGCATCGAGGATCATCCGCGCGAGCAGCTCGTCGGCGTCGAGCGGGATGACCCCGCGGGCCGCAGCCCCCATCGCCGCCAGGCGTGCGGCGTCGGTCATCAGCCCCGGCACGCTCGCCGCGACCCACTCCGGGGTCAGGGCGGCATCTGCGACCAGCAGGCCCCCACCGGCGTCGACGACGGGACGGGCGTTGAGCGCCTGCTCGCCGTTGCCGATCGGGAGCGGGACGTAGATCGCGGGCAGGCCGACCCCGGAGACCTCGGTGACGGTGTTGCTGCCGGAGCGGCACAGCACCGCGTCGGCGGCGGCGTAGGCCAGGTCCATCCGGTCGACGTAGTTGACCACGACGTAGGGGACCTCGCCCGACGCGACCTCGAGCTCGTTCTTCGGCCCGACGATGTGGAGCACCTGTACGCCGGCCGCGGCGAGCGCGGGTGCTGCACCGGAGACGGCGGCGTTGATGCGGGCGGCTCCCTGCGAGCCGCCGGTCACCAGGAGGGTGGGCAGGTCGTCGCGCAGGCCGAACGACGCGAGCGCCTCGCTGCGCAGGGCACCGCGGTCCAGCGTCGAGACGAGCCGCCGGATGGGCAGGCCGGTGCAGACCGCGTGGGGCAGGTCGGTGCCGGGGAAGCTGGTGGCGACGTGCTGCGTCATGCGCGCGCCGAGCTTGTTGGCGATGCCGGGGATCGCGTTGCCCTCGTGGACCACGATGGGCAACCCCCGCTTGCGTGCGGCGAGATAGGCCGGGACCGAGACGTAGCCGCCGAAGCCGACGACGACGTCGGGACGCACCCGGTCGACCACCTCGAGGGCGGCGGCACGCGCGGCGCGGAGGCGGGTCGGCGTACGGAGCAGGTCGGCGCCCGGGCGACGCGGCAGCGGGACCCGAGGCACGAGCTCGAGCGGCAGGCCGGCCTCCGGCACCAGTCGGGCCTCCAGCCCCTCCCGGGTGCCGAGGCAGGTCACCTCCGTCGCCGGGTCCAGGCGGCGCAGGGCGTCGGCGGTGGCGAGCAGGGGTGAGGTGTGGCCGGCGGAGCCGCCGCCGGCGAGGAGTACGCGCATCAGGGCAAATCTAGCGATGCGGGTCGGAGGGGGTCGCGGCGGACAGCCCCGCGGAGCGGTTGCGCCGGCGCGCCGCCAGCGCGGCCGCCGCCTCGGGCTCGCGGCGGGCGAAGCCGATCACCAGGCCGAGCGCCACCAGCGACGGCAGCAGCGCCGAGCCGCCGTAGGAGACGATCGGCAGCGGGATGCCGATGACGGGCAGGACGGCCAGCACCATGCCGACGTTGATCATCATCTGCCCGAGCAGCCAGACCACGATGCCGAAGGTCGCGTAGCGCACGAACGGGTCCTGCGTGGTGAGCGCGACGCGGATCGCGGCATAGGCGATGGTGAAGAACAGCGCGATGA
This sequence is a window from Nocardioides sp. S5. Protein-coding genes within it:
- the murG gene encoding undecaprenyldiphospho-muramoylpentapeptide beta-N-acetylglucosaminyltransferase — its product is MRVLLAGGGSAGHTSPLLATADALRRLDPATEVTCLGTREGLEARLVPEAGLPLELVPRVPLPRRPGADLLRTPTRLRAARAAALEVVDRVRPDVVVGFGGYVSVPAYLAARKRGLPIVVHEGNAIPGIANKLGARMTQHVATSFPGTDLPHAVCTGLPIRRLVSTLDRGALRSEALASFGLRDDLPTLLVTGGSQGAARINAAVSGAAPALAAAGVQVLHIVGPKNELEVASGEVPYVVVNYVDRMDLAYAAADAVLCRSGSNTVTEVSGVGLPAIYVPLPIGNGEQALNARPVVDAGGGLLVADAALTPEWVAASVPGLMTDAARLAAMGAAARGVIPLDADELLARMILDAAATGATP